DNA sequence from the Staphylococcus epidermidis genome:
CTATAACCAAAAACATCTCTAATTGTATTATCTGAAGACATAATCTTTTGTTTTTTAGTTAAATTGTGAATGTGTTGAATCATATCTCTATATTCTTTTGCTTGTTCAAAATCTAACTGTTCACTCGCTTTATTCATGCGGTCTTCTAAATGATGCAAAATTGTTTTATCTTCCCCATTTAGAAAGTCCGTAATTTCTTTTGTCATTTGAGCATACTTCTCTAAATCAACATCATAGACACACGGTCCCATGCATTGTCCAATATGGTAATAAAGACACAGCTTATCTGGCATATTATCGCATTTTCTAAATGGATAGATACGATCAAGTAATTTCTTTGTTTCTTGTGCAGAATATGCATTAGGGTATGGACCAAAGTATTTGCCTGAATTCTTTTTTACAGTACGAGTAACAAGTAATCGTGGATGCTTTTCTTTGGTAATTTTAATAAAAGGGTAACTTTTATCATCTTTTAATAAAATATTATATCGGGGTTGATACTGTTTTATAAGATTAAGCTCTAGCAGTAGCGATTCTGTCTCACTTGATGTCACGATAAATTCAAAGTTACGTATTTCTCCAACCAAACGGGTTGTTTTAGCATCATGTGCGCCTGTAAAATAAGAACGTAGACGATTTCTTAAACGCTTTGCCTTCCCCACATATATAACCTGATCATTTCTATCTTTCATTAAGTAACAACCCGGCTCTAAAGGGACTACGTTTAATTTTTCTTTAATTTTCTTTTGATATTCCTCCAAAGGGCTCCTCCTTTCCATTATCAAATTGATTAATGAAAACAAAATAAAGCTGGAGCAATTACTCAATGTAATGCCCCAGTCTTTATTTATGTTAATCTTATAGATGTTTATCTAATACTTCTGCCAAGTTTTCTTTAGGTTGGAAACCTACAACTTTATCAACTGGTTCGCCATCTTTAAATACAATTAAAGTTGGGATACTCATTACTTCATATTTCGCTGCAGTTGATGGGTTTTCGTCAACATCTAATTTTAAGATGTCAGCTTTACCATCATAGTCTCCTGCTAGTTCTTCTAAAACTGGTGCAATCATTTTACAAGGTCCACACCAAGTCGCCCAGAAATCAACTAATTTAACACCAGATTCAATTTTGCTATCAAAATCAGAATCAGTTACTTTTACGATTGCCATAATGCCAATCCTCCTTAATTTTCAATGATGAACAAATTATAACAGAGATTAATCACCTTTGCATTATAGATGCTCTTAACACACTTAGCGAGTTTAGAGCGTCTTAACACACTAGTTATTAGGCTAATGTGCGCCCTTGTCCTCTCTTAAACTTTATACTTGATATTAAGCACTTTTTATTAAATATTTTTAATACTGAGTTCTATAAAATTGTCCATTTAATTATTCAGATATAGTCACATTACTCATATCTTAAGGTTACTTGAGTTCTGCCACAGTGACACCAAATCCACCTTCATTAGGCATACCTCCTCTAAATTGTCTAACGCTTTTATGTTTTTTCAAATGTTGTTGAACACCTTTTTGAAGTGCTCCCGTACCTTTACCATGAATAATATAAACTTGTTCGTAATTGCTTAAAACCGCCTGATCAAGATATTGATCTAATTCATTTAAAGCTTCTTCGTAACGATATCCTCTTAAATCAAGTTCTGTTTTAATAGTTTGTCTATTTTGTCTTGTTACCATTTTTGTAGGTTTTTCTTTTTTCTTTTTCGTTTTTTCTAAATCTTCAATAGGTAATTTCATTTTAATAATTCCCATTTGTACAACTGCTTCTTCGTTACCTACAAGTTCAAGCACTTCACCTTTTTGACCGTAAGATAGAACTTTCACTTC
Encoded proteins:
- the trxA gene encoding thioredoxin — protein: MAIVKVTDSDFDSKIESGVKLVDFWATWCGPCKMIAPVLEELAGDYDGKADILKLDVDENPSTAAKYEVMSIPTLIVFKDGEPVDKVVGFQPKENLAEVLDKHL